The Candidatus Cybelea sp. genomic sequence TTCCGAAATGCCGGCGTGCAGTTCGCGCAGCCGCTGCTCGAGCGTGCCGCGCGCCTGCGGCGCGACGACGCCTGCTTCGAGCAAATGCAGCGTTCCGTCGCGAAGTTCGATCGCGCCGTAGCCGGTCGTTCGTAGTGCCGGGTCGATACCGAGGATTCGCAGAGAGCGTACTTTGCTCAGGGCGGCGGCGTTCCGTTGATGGTGATCGTCACCGACGAGCCCGGGGCCAGCGGCGTGCCCACCGGCGGCATCGTCCCAACGACCTTGCCGTCGGCACCGACGCTCGTCGTATACTCGCGCTTGGAAACCTGGTAACCGAAGGCCGAGAGCGTGTCGTACGCTTTGGCCGGCGTCATTCCGTCGGTATCGGGCACTTGCCCCGAGACCGACAGGGTAATCGTAATATTGCTGCCCTGCGCCGCCTGACCGCCTGATGGATCTTGCGAAACGATCGTGCCGTTGCCCGTGCTCTGCTGCGCGTACTGCACGGTCGGGTGGAAGCCGGCTTGCGTCAGCGTTTGAGCGGCATCGTTGTACGGGAGGCCCATAACGGTGGGGACATCGGCCATCGGGCCCGACGCCGGCGGAGTCGCGGCGTTCGCCGGAAGGCCGCTGTTGACGACGACGTGCAGGATCGCGTTCTTATCGACCTTGCTGCCGGCGGCGATGCTCTGCGATGCGATCGTATCGGGCGGGTTACCCACGATGTGCTGCGTCGAGTCCAGCGTTATCCCCAGCGAGTTGGCCCGGGCTTGCGCCTTCTCGAGCGTCATTCCGATGAAGCTCGGAATGAGGATCGGTGCCGGACCGTCGGAGACGATCAGCGTCACGCGGCTTCCTTCGAAAACCTTGGCGCCGGGTTTGGGGCGCTGATCGATCACGTTGTCCCGGATCGTGTTGTCGAAGCGTCGCGCGAGCGTCACCGCGAATCCGTGTTGCTGCAGGGTGCGCTGCGCATCGTTCACGCTGAACCCGCGAACGTCATCGAGCCCGAGCAGCGGCTTGCCGTTGCTGATGAAAAGCTCGACGACCTGGTTCTTTTCGACCTTCGTACCGGCGGCCGGCTGCTGACGGATTACGTGATCGGCAGCAACCGTCTCGCTCGCGGTCTTCGTAAAGCGCGTGCGCAGGCCGGCGTTCACGACGGCTTCCTGTGCTTGTGCCTGCGTCATCCCGGTATAATCGTCGACGGTGATGCCGGGGGCGAGCGTCGGCAACGGACGCCCGAAGAGCGTATAACCGATTGCAGTTGCGGCGATGAGCGCGAGCAGGAGTCCCGCCGCGATCCACGCCCGTCGGCCCGATGCGGGAGCCTCGAATTCCTCGAGGTCCCGGCGGTCGGGCATCGGCGACCGCCGCGGCGGCAACGAGCCGCGCGAGGGCGAGCGTCTCCCGGGTGCGTCGTCGGCAATGCGGAAGCTCGGAATGCTGGGACGCTCGCGTGCCTCGCGCAGCGCGGTCGCAAGCTCGCTTGCCGACTGAAAGCGGCGCTCGGGATTCTTCTGCAGGAGCCGGTTGACGATCGCCGCGAGCGCCGGGCTGACTTCGGTGGTGTGCGTGTCGATGACCGGCACGGGATCGCCGATGTGCTTGAGCGCGACGGTCACCGGCGATTCGCCCGTGAACGGCAGGCTGCCCGTCAGCATCTGATAGAGCACGATGCCCAGGCTGTAGAGATCGGAGGTCTCGTGGACTTCGTGCTCTTGCGCCTGCTCGGGCGAGATGTAATAAACGCTTCCCATGACCAAACCC encodes the following:
- the pknB gene encoding Stk1 family PASTA domain-containing Ser/Thr kinase → MIEERIFNNRYRLDRKLGEGGMATVYCGTDTLLRRRVAIKVLREQYAADDEFVRRFYQEAESAAKLSHPNIVNTFDVGRQDDTYYIVMELVDGPSLAEIIAADGRLPEPVAIDYAAQIASGLAYAHRQGLLHRDIKPANILVTKDDVVKLSDFGIARAVSQQTMALTKPGLVMGSVYYISPEQAQEHEVHETSDLYSLGIVLYQMLTGSLPFTGESPVTVALKHIGDPVPVIDTHTTEVSPALAAIVNRLLQKNPERRFQSASELATALREARERPSIPSFRIADDAPGRRSPSRGSLPPRRSPMPDRRDLEEFEAPASGRRAWIAAGLLLALIAATAIGYTLFGRPLPTLAPGITVDDYTGMTQAQAQEAVVNAGLRTRFTKTASETVAADHVIRQQPAAGTKVEKNQVVELFISNGKPLLGLDDVRGFSVNDAQRTLQQHGFAVTLARRFDNTIRDNVIDQRPKPGAKVFEGSRVTLIVSDGPAPILIPSFIGMTLEKAQARANSLGITLDSTQHIVGNPPDTIASQSIAAGSKVDKNAILHVVVNSGLPANAATPPASGPMADVPTVMGLPYNDAAQTLTQAGFHPTVQYAQQSTGNGTIVSQDPSGGQAAQGSNITITLSVSGQVPDTDGMTPAKAYDTLSAFGYQVSKREYTTSVGADGKVVGTMPPVGTPLAPGSSVTITINGTPPP